Proteins encoded together in one Catellatospora citrea window:
- a CDS encoding TIGR03960 family B12-binding radical SAM protein — translation MRGESVFPQLEQLLPLVSKPIQYVGGELGAVVKPWESATVRWVLSYPDAYEVGLPNQGVQILYEVLNERDDVLAERTYAVWPDLEQLMRERGVPQFTVDSHRAVGDFDLFGLSFSTELGYTNMLTELSLAKIPLLAADRDESHPIVVAGGHAAFNPEPIADFVDAAVLGDGEEAVLEITDIVAAWKREGSPGGRDEILLRLAKTESVYVPRFYDVDYLPDGRIQRVVPNRPGVPFRVHKRTTMDLDAWPYPKKPLVPLAETVHERFAVEIFRGCTRGCRFCQAGMITRPVRERSITTVAQMVHDGLEFSGFTEVGLLSLSSADHSEIGDICSGLADQYEGTNVSLSLPSTRVDAFNIDLAQELARNGRRTGLTFAPEGGSERIRKVINKMVSEEDLIRTVTTAYSNGWRQVKLYFMCGLPTETDEDVLQIARLAHNVIKSGRQATGSKDIRCTVSIGGFVPKPHTPFQWAPMERPEVIDARLKALKNEINSDRSLGRAIGFRYHDGEPSLIEGLLARGDRRVGAVIRKVWENGQRFDGWSEHFSYRRWVDACAEVLPGLGVDLEWFTTREREQSEVLPWDHLDSGLDKDWLWQDWQDALTEYEQDDCRWTPCFDCGVCPSMDTSIQIGPTGHKLLPITPVNTGLRVPAGA, via the coding sequence ATGCGTGGCGAGTCGGTCTTTCCCCAGCTTGAGCAGTTGCTGCCCCTGGTCAGCAAGCCCATCCAGTACGTCGGTGGTGAGCTGGGCGCCGTGGTCAAACCATGGGAGTCGGCCACGGTCCGGTGGGTGCTGTCGTACCCGGACGCGTACGAGGTGGGCCTGCCCAACCAGGGCGTGCAGATCCTGTACGAGGTGCTCAACGAGCGCGACGACGTGCTCGCCGAGCGCACCTACGCGGTCTGGCCCGACCTCGAGCAGCTGATGCGCGAGCGCGGCGTGCCGCAGTTCACCGTCGACAGCCACCGTGCGGTCGGCGACTTCGACCTGTTCGGCCTGTCCTTCTCGACCGAGCTCGGTTACACCAACATGCTCACCGAGCTGAGCCTGGCGAAGATCCCGCTGCTGGCCGCCGATCGCGACGAGTCGCACCCGATCGTGGTCGCGGGCGGCCACGCCGCGTTCAACCCGGAGCCGATCGCCGACTTCGTCGACGCCGCCGTGCTCGGCGACGGCGAGGAAGCCGTGCTGGAGATCACCGACATCGTCGCCGCGTGGAAGCGCGAGGGCAGCCCCGGCGGCCGTGACGAGATCCTGCTGCGCCTGGCCAAGACCGAGTCGGTCTACGTGCCGCGCTTCTACGACGTGGACTACCTGCCCGACGGCCGGATCCAGCGCGTGGTGCCCAACCGCCCGGGCGTGCCGTTCCGGGTGCACAAGCGCACCACCATGGACCTCGACGCGTGGCCGTACCCGAAGAAGCCGCTGGTGCCGCTGGCCGAGACGGTGCACGAGCGGTTCGCCGTGGAGATCTTCCGGGGCTGCACCCGGGGCTGCCGTTTCTGCCAGGCCGGCATGATCACCCGTCCGGTGCGCGAGCGCTCCATCACCACCGTGGCGCAGATGGTGCACGACGGGCTGGAGTTCTCCGGCTTCACCGAGGTCGGCCTGCTGTCGCTGTCCAGCGCCGACCACTCCGAGATCGGCGACATCTGCTCCGGGCTGGCCGACCAGTACGAGGGCACCAACGTCTCGCTGTCGCTGCCCAGCACCCGGGTGGACGCGTTCAACATCGACCTGGCGCAGGAGCTGGCCCGCAACGGCCGCCGCACCGGGCTGACCTTCGCCCCCGAGGGCGGGTCGGAGCGCATCCGCAAGGTGATCAACAAGATGGTGTCGGAGGAGGACCTGATCCGCACCGTCACCACCGCGTACTCCAACGGCTGGCGGCAGGTGAAGCTGTACTTCATGTGCGGCCTGCCCACCGAGACCGACGAGGACGTGCTGCAGATCGCGCGGCTGGCGCACAACGTCATCAAGTCGGGCCGCCAGGCGACCGGCAGCAAGGACATCCGCTGCACCGTGTCCATCGGCGGGTTCGTGCCCAAGCCGCACACCCCGTTCCAGTGGGCCCCGATGGAGCGCCCCGAGGTCATCGACGCGCGGCTCAAGGCGCTCAAGAACGAGATCAACTCGGACCGCTCGCTGGGCCGGGCCATCGGCTTCCGCTACCACGACGGTGAGCCCTCGCTGATCGAAGGCCTGCTGGCACGCGGTGACCGCCGCGTCGGCGCGGTCATCCGCAAGGTGTGGGAGAACGGCCAGCGCTTCGACGGGTGGAGCGAGCACTTCTCGTACCGCCGCTGGGTCGACGCCTGCGCCGAGGTGCTGCCGGGCCTGGGCGTGGACCTGGAGTGGTTCACCACCCGCGAGCGCGAGCAGTCCGAGGTGCTGCCCTGGGACCACCTGGACTCGGGCCTGGACAAGGACTGGCTCTGGCAGGACTGGCAGGACGCGCTCACCGAGTACGAGCAGGACGACTGCCGCTGGACGCCGTGCTTCGACTGCGGCGTGTGCCCGTCGATGGACACCAGCATCCAGATCGGGCCGACCGGCCACAAACTGCTGCCCATCACGCCGGTCAACACCGGCCTGCGCGTGCCCGCGGGAGCCTGA